The genomic stretch GTTAAATGATCAAGTGTTCCTTAATCTCAGCCAGACTGTGATAAGGTATttattgtctctctttttttttctcttgtcaTTGGGACATTAACTGCACTCAAAGAAAAAATATAACAGGACACATTTGAAGGTACTCCAATACTAGTGTTATTACGTGTTGTAAATGGTAATACGGTTATATGTATTCTATTTCCATGTTTTGAATCATGTTtgactgtgtttgttttttacttgttCCATTAAAGTTGTTTTAAGACTAAGAAGAAAGAACGTTGTCAATATTAAGTTAATAATTTTTTACTCTCGTACTCACAGCAGAATATACACTTCAACTTAAAAACACAGGAACCACATACAGTTAGGGAGAGTACAACATAGCGAGCATGATCAATATTAATCCCAACTAACTTAATGCGCGTTCCTTTTTGTATACAGTTTGTGTGGTTAAAAACAAGTCCTGAAAGTCTGAGCTACAACAGGGCTCCATACATGCATTACACAATTGATTgtcacatgtaacacacacgtTCATGTTCAAGAGACAACATTAGGTGGAAAactaaatgaataattaattaagaGAAAAAACAGACTGGAAagtatcacacacactcaaaaacacaaagaaactgtAATGGGCTTTTTTTCAGCGATAGAACAGACAGGAGGATCAAATTGAGCTCACAGGATGTTTCAGTTAAACTGAGGCTTCGACATCTGAATAACTTTGATTACACAATCGCAATCCAATGCCTGCATGAGTATTTTCACATCGAGACAGGGGACTAACGCAAAGAATGGGGAATAAAAAGTCGATTCACaagtaaaagtgaaaagaaatagCACCAGACATGCTCAGAAATGTATGCCTTTTGGGGGATTTGGATCAGTTCACCTAGTTCTGTCCACCAGTCTCAAAACGCCTTCAAAACGTTTCTTGATCAccatgttatttttttcttctgcacgGCTGTCTTGCTGGGGaaagtgatgtttacagtgcacGGTTACTATCCAGTTACGCATGACGCGCCAGTGTTTCTTCAGTGCTCTCTGTCcaaaatacaaagtaaaacaCTGACGGGCCGACGTCAACAGCCCTGGAACtgctgctgtgattggctgcggCTCTGTGTggcgaggagctgctgctgctgctgcaggaagcTGATCACCTCAGGACTTCTCAGCAGTGACtgagggaaacaaaacaaaacatatttcattAGATACAAAGCCTACTTGTCTTAATCTGCCTTTGTAGGGAAGAGAGCGCCTTGTGCCAAAATGTCTCcatacattaaaaaagggaTGTCTCCCAGTCttgcacaacaaacacagtagCTTTCAAACCTGTTCCCTTCGATACTAAGCAGATGCATGCATTTGGACAATGAAGCCTTGCTGAACATTTAGTTAAGGAACCAATGCAACAGATATAACGCTAAGAAAGAGGACAGGCATACAGATGGAtgacatattaaaaaaagggaaaacctgaataaatgaggaaaaaagataaagaatgCAGATGCTGTCTTGAAAGTAGGGGGCATTCTCCAGGCTTAGATTGAGACCACATATcccctatatatatacatatatatatatatatatatatatatatatatatatatatatatatatattaaaaaaataacacgcAGCATATGCCAAGCTACACAAGCTTACAAAGACTCGTCAAATTGTTGTTGGCACAATCAGTCACTCTGTCCAGTTCTGACTTACCAGTCTTTTCTGGTTGAGGACCTGCTCTATCAGGGAGGGTCTGGCTGGCCGGTCGCCCATGGCACCCAGACGCTGTTTGTTCACAGACACCGGACGCTCCTCGGAGTTTTCCTGATTGATAAATTCaaaatagacaaaaacacacgATTAACTGGGatagttttgtttgtattgGTGTTCGGTAAAGTCTGGGGAAAGAAATAGCCAAGGAGCGTGCCAATGATGTAACCTTAGCAATGTGTACTGCACTGCCTACGCCGAGTTTACACCTCTCGTCGTAACATCTCTACATGTAGATATCGTTTATAACAAAAGTCTACCGTACGGTTCGTATGGACAGTCTCCACCAAGGTGAGTTTAAATGAATCTTACGTCGAGCTTTCCAGTGGACATGGCCtggtcgctcttcttcttcttgtactTGTCCTTGTACATCTTGTTGCGGTGCTTCTTGCACATCCAGGGCTTCCTCTGCTTCGCCACCTGCGTCGTGGTCTCCGTGCAGCCCTCGTAGGTGCACTGTTTGGGTGCGCTGTCGCCCTCCGAGGTGTCCTCGTCGTTGAGCTCCTCCGGGCT from Cyclopterus lumpus isolate fCycLum1 chromosome 14, fCycLum1.pri, whole genome shotgun sequence encodes the following:
- the rfxap gene encoding regulatory factor X-associated protein, yielding MSEDDNSVSANKDKDSTLLLTKDGQRYYVSKSGVVDSRNVITPHEPDNNVSSYDMDDPDEESDVLDTSDPRDSAASPEELNDEDTSEGDSAPKQCTYEGCTETTTQVAKQRKPWMCKKHRNKMYKDKYKKKKSDQAMSTGKLDENSEERPVSVNKQRLGAMGDRPARPSLIEQVLNQKRLSLLRSPEVISFLQQQQQLLATQSRSQSQQQFQGC